GGGATAAAATGGCCGAGCAGCAATATGCGTGGTGGACCGAGCGATTTGCCGCCATCCTGAAGCAAGTCGATTATGTTCGGCTCGATCACTTCCGTGGCTTCGAAGCCTACTGGGAAGTGCCGGCATCCGAAGATACAGCCATTAACGGGACCTGGGTAGAAGGCCCCAAACATGCGCTTTTTGAGGTATTGAAACGCGAACTGGGCGACCTGCCCGTCATCGCTGAAAACCTGGGGGTCATAACCGAAGGCGTTACGTCCATCATGGAAGCCTTCGAATTTCCAGGTATGGCTATTCTGCAGTTTGCCTTCGATGGCGATCCATCATCAGAATTCCTCCCGCACAACTACCAACAGCACCTGGTAGCCTATACGGGTACCCACGACAACGATACGTTAAAAGGCTGGTGGTTCAACAACCAGAGCACGCAAGAGGCAGCAGCCATCGAACGGGCCAGAAACTATGCACGCGCATATCTTGACCTGGAAGGCAAAGCTGATGAACACCTGCACTGGCCCTTTAATCGGGCGCTTCTGGCTTCTGTCGCAGCATTAGCCGTGCTTCCGTTGCAGGATGTAATGGGTTTGGGGCAACATGCGCGCATGAACACACCCGGTACAGTTGGTGATGCCAACTGGTCTTGGCGCTTTACATTCGATATGTTATCCGCTGAGGCGGTTACACACCTCGGAAAACTGACCAAGCTGTATGGACGCGCCATCGTATAGACTGAAAAACAAGTAATCGGGTAGCGTTTCCTGCTTATTCAGCTCTTAGGACCCATACACTGCGAGGAGGCACTGCACCGCGATCACCCATCTGAAACCCTGTGCCCACTTCAGGATCGCCGGCAACCGCATTCAACGCCATGGTCCATCCATGCTCCCGGTCTTTGGAAGCGCTCGGGACAACAAATGAAACAGACTCATGGCTCGCATTAAAAATAACGAGGAACGTATCGTCCTGTATGCGCTGACCAGTAGCGTCCTTTCGTAGGATACGATCGCCTTGTAGCATCATGCCTATCGTTCTGAGGCGATCATTTTGCCAGTCGCCTTCTCCCATCTCACGCCCAGAAGGATGCCACCACATCACATCTTTCAATCCGGATTCATCCACACGGCCAGTAAGGAAATGGTGCCGGCTAAAATTAGGATGGGCCTTTCGAAAATGAATGACCTTTTTCATATACGCCAGAAATTCCTGCGCCTCATCATCCAGCGACCAGTTGTACCAGTTAATGTCATTGTCCTGGCAATAGGCGTTGTTGTTACCATGCTGGGTTTTAGAGAGTTCATCCCCACCCAATACCATCGGCACCCCCTGAGAAAACAGGAGGCTGGCAATCATCGCCTGCTTAAGCTTCTTCCGGTGTCCGTTGACCGCTGGATCATCAGAAGGCCCCTCAACGCCCATATTGATGCTGTGATTGGCATTGTGGCCGTCGCGGTTGCCTTCTTTGTTTAATTCGTTGTGCTTTTGCTCATAGCTCACAAAATCCTGTAACGTGTAGCCGTCGTGGGCTGTCAGGAAGTTGATGGAGGCATATGGCCGGCGGCCCGACCACTCATAGAGGTCGCTGGAGCCGGCGAGGCTTGTGGCCATATCACCAATCAATCCCGTATCCCCGCGCCAGAAGCGCCGCATAACGTCTCTGTACCGGCCATTCCACTCCGTCCATTGCCAGGGGAAACTGCCCACCTGGTAGCCCCCTGGCCCTACATCCCACGGCTCCGCAATCAGTTTAACCTGGCTCAACACGGGGTCCTGCTGGATGACCTGAAAAAAGGCCGATAACATGTTGATTTCAAAAAGATCGCGGGCGAGGGCAGCGGCAAGATCAAACCGAAAACCGTCCACATGCATTTCCTCGACCCAGTACCGCAAACTGTCCATCACCAGTTGGAGAACATGTGAGTTGCCCATATCTAGCGTATTACCCGTACCGGTATAGTCCATCAGATACCGCGGATCTGACGGATTCTGCTTGTAATACGAAAGGTTGTCTATGCCTCTAAACGACAGGGTAGGCCCCATGTGGTTGCCTTCGCCTGTGTGGTTGTATACAACGTCTATGATAACTTCAAAGCCGGCGGCGTGTAATCCACGCACCATCATTTTGAATTCGCGAACCGCAGCAATCGGATCATCTGCTGCACTTGTATTGGCAGCGTACGCGGGCTCGGGTGCAAAGTAGGCCAGCGTATTGTACCCCCAGTAGTTGACCAACTCTTTTTCTACGAGGTGGGCTTCTTCAACCCGCGCATGTACGGGCAAGAGTTGGATGGTTGTGACACCAAGGCTTTTGAAATGGTCGAGTACGGGCGCTGAAATAAGGCCAAGGTAAGAACCACGCAGTCCTTCTGGCACATCCGGATGCAACTGGCTGATGCCTTTTACATGCGTTTCGTAAATGATGGTATCTGCCCACGCAATGCCGGGCGGCTTGTCATTGCCCCATTCAAAATGCTCTTCTATAACCGCCCCGAGTGGTGCATAGGCGGCCGTATCGACGGTTGAAAAGGTCAGGTCGGCTTCCGGATCTTCGCTATCATAGCCATACAAACCGTCGTCCCATTTCATTGGCCGGCCAATTGCACGAGCATAGGGATCCAAAAGGACCTTATTGCGATTGAAGCGCAGTCCCTTCTCAGGTACATAAGGACCGTCAACGCGGTACCCGTAGCACTGCCCCGGTTTTACATGCGGCAAATATATATGCCAGATCGGGCCGGTACGCTGATCGAGTACGTGCACCTCGCTGGGTGCAGCATCTTCTGCACGGGCAAAAAGCAGCAATTCTACACGTGTAGCCTGTGCGCTATAGAGCGCAAAATTAACGCCTATACCATCCCATGTTGCCCCAAGCGGATAAGGTTTGCCAGGCATCACAGGCATTTGGTTGCTTTTGTCGTCGGTCACTGTATCTTCAGCAGAGATTGAGAGCATCGGGTCCATATTCGGAACTTCTATCTAGAATTCATGACTTGCTTTATGAATCATTGCTTAAGTTATGACGAAGATAACCTAAACTTGAATTACGTACTTTGCTAACGTGGTACACACCAGCTAGGGAATGTAACACACCAGTTTTCGTTCAATACATTTTTTCTCATCGAGAACAAGCTCAAAGGCCAGTTAACATAAATTATGCCGTGGATAAGTAACGCAGAAGCCCAGGCGTGGCAGGAAGGACAGTTTCACCAAAGCTATCATAAGTTTGGGGCCCACCCTGATGCAACTGGGTGCTGGTTTGCCGTTTGGGCACCGCATGCAGATTCAATTGCCATCATTGGTGACTTTAATGATTGGTCGAATACGGCACACTGGATGAACCGCGAAGCAGCCGGCATCTGGACCTGTTATGTCGAAGGCGCACAAACGGGCCAACGCTACAAATACCATATTAAACGCGGCACCTACACCACCGACAAAACCGACCCGTTTGCTTTCCAAATGGAAGCCCCTCGCCCACAGGGCAACGATATTGACGGCCTGTCATCGATTATTACAGATTTATCTGGTTACCAATGGCAAGATGATGCCTGGATGAAAAGCAGAAGGGGGCCTTCGGGCATTGATACGCCCATCTCTGTGTACGAGGTGCACCTGGGCTCCTGGATAACAGACGACAACGGGAATCCCCTGAATTATCGCCAGATTGCACAGTCTCTAGCAGATTATGTTTCGGATATGGGATTCACCCATATCGAGGTCCTGCCCTTGATGGAGCACCCCTATTACGGCTCATGGGGCTACCAGACCATTGGGTATTATGCCGCCACGCACCGGTATGGCAGCCCGGAAGACTTGAAATTCTTTGTGGACTACATGCACCAGCGTGGTATCGGCATCATCCTCGATTGGGTGCCGGCACACTTTGCAGTAGATCCCCAGGGCCTTGTTTTCTTTGATGGTAGCACCCTCTTTGAATACGACGACCCCCAGATGCGGCAACATCCAGACTGGGGCACCTACATTTTTGATTACAACAAGCCAGGTGTACGTAACTTCCTTACCTCCAATGCACTGTTCTGGCTCGACGAATACCACATCGACGGCTTGCGATTCGACGCCGTAGCCTCGCTCCTCTACCGCGACTATTCTCGTACTGAATGGTCACCCAACAAATATGGCGGCCGGGAGAACCTGGAAGCGATAGATTTTCTAAAGAAAGTGAACGAGGTGGTTTACAACCGCTTTCCCGAAGCCCTGATGATTGCGGAGGAATCCACGGCCTGGCCTGGCGTCTCAAAACCTACGTACGATAACGGCCTGGGCTTTCTCTACAAATGGAATATGGGCTGGATGCATGACACGCTCAAATACGTTGAGGAAGACCCCGTACACCGGGCTTTTCACCATAACAACCTGACCTTTCCGTTATTTTACGCATTCACCGAACAGTACATGCTACCACTCTCGCATGATGAAGTGGTACACGGTAAAGGATCACTTTGGGGCAAAATGCCGGGTGATCTCTGGCAAAAAGCAGCAAACCTTCGCTTGCTCTACGGCCACATGTTTGGCCACCCAGGCAAGAAACTGCTGTTTATGGGCTGTGAATTTGGACAGCCAGAAGAATGGAATTATAAACAGTCGCTCAACTGGTCTTTACTGGAATATCCCCTGCACAAAGGATTACAAGACTGGGTTCGGGCGCTTAATACCCTCTATCGCACATATCCTGCACTCGGTAAAGACAGTGGAGATGCCTTCTACTGGATTGACCACACCGACGCACAACACAGTCTGGTGAGCTATGTGCGGCATCTGGACGATGAAACCCTGGTGTTTGTCCTGAACTTCACCCCTGTGCCGCGCGATGAACACCTTCAGGGCATGCCCAAGACGGGGACCTGGAAGCTCCTGCTAAATAGCGATGACCCTGCTTATGGCGGTAGCGGATACGGGAAAGTGAAAGCAACTGTGAAGGTGAACGATAAAACACCTCACCAGGGGCAACCGGGTTCAATGAAGCTGACTGTGCCGCCTTTAGCGCTGATGGTGTTCAAACACACGCCGGCGAAAACCAAGAAGAAGAAATAGACGGGCCGGCTGTATTGCCAGCATTCGACGCACAGGGTCTACGCGTACATAACCGCGCTATTGCCAGCTGCGCCCTTCAATCACAACGTTGAAGGTTACGGAGTTGAATTGTGGTACAATCGACGAATCAACTGGAGAGGGGTAGTTTTCCAGATTGATTTCAGGCAATTCCTGCGAACCAAAGCCAAGCGCTTCAACCGCACCATCGCCATTGTCGAGCCCGAGTTGGATGAGCTGAGAAACGATGGCCTCTGCCCTGCGGATACTGATATCAAAGTTATCTTTCTCCGTATCACCATCGGTAGAGTAGCCCCAAACGCTGATCACGATATTTTTGTGACCCAGCTTGGCGTTATCGAGAAGTCCTTTGGTGGAAAGGTAGATTTCGTAGAGGTTGTTGTTCTGCGTAGAATCAACGTCGAAAGAAGCTTTATTGAAGTACACAAACTTGTTTTCAAGTTCTACTTCGTAAGCCAGCATCGCGCTTTCGTCGAACTCGACCACTTCGTCATCATTATAACTGACGATACCAACGATGAAGCCGGCTTTTTCACGCGCTTTCTCTTTCCACAGCACAGGCACACCATTGCCCGTGGCAATGAGCACTTTGTTCTCTACTTTCAAATCAACAGCTTCAGGAAGCGGGCCAAGGAACTGCTGGGCGCGAAGCTCCAAAATTTCGTCCGACAAATCGCTATACGCAGTCCAGCGTTGCACCACGTCTTCAGGATTCAGATCAGTGGCTTCCAGCAGCGAATCAGCACTAATGGCCAGCGGGTCTTTGAGACCTTGCACAAACCACTTGCCGCCATCCCGTCCTGAATCAAGAATGACAATACCCGGCTGGCTGTCGAGTTTGTTAAGGTACTCTTTCCAGTCGATGTTGTCTTTTACGAAGAAAACAGCAATCGTAACCAACCAAACGGCAAGACCACCCAGGATAATCCAGAAAAGCGGCGATACGGGCCGTGTTGGAATTTGGTAGTGCGAAAGCAGCTCGGATTCGAGAATCGGCTTGGTTGCTTCAAACGGTGTAATATCGCCGTCGAAGAACGTAAGGGCAGCATTAAATTGGAGATGAACAGAGCGCGCGGTTTCTTTCAATACGCGTCGCAATTCGGGCTCCGGCGTAACGCGAACAACAGCCGCGAGAATAGCCTTGGGGCCTTGTTCAATCCAAACAGTCAATTCTCCAACTTGCAGGGTTGCAAGCCCCTCCTCTGCCTTTGTGCCGAACGAGTCTTGCACAAAGTCCTGGATGGCGGTAAGCATACTGGATACGAGCGAACCATCTTGTGCTTTTACCGAATCGGCAACCACGTGCTGCAGCGGCAACCCGCTGATGCGATGGATAAGAAAGACTTGCTCAACGCGGTACCGCAGGGTATGACTGAGAACAACTTCAGAAAACGAGCGGCCGCTCCGCATGGCTTCAATCTGCCACTTGATGCCCTGGAGTGAGACGCCATATTGCAGTGCCCACTTGATGGCATTACGGGTAGAGCGGAAAGATTCGCGAATCCCCCGGCGCAGCGCAGGCACCACGAGTGGGGAAATCCCCTCGACCATGGTTTCTGTGTCCTGTTGAACAGATACGTCCAGGGTTCGGCTAAATGTCTGGGATAACGCCTTGGCGAGTTTGTCTCCTTTCCTGGCGTTTATTGCTACGGCTTCGGGCAGGTATTTGCTGATAGAATTGAGTTGGGCATCTGGTGCCTCCAACTCATCCAGCCGGCGATGCAGTTGCATCAGCTGATACTGCTCTGGCGCGAGGAGTATCCGGCGAAGTTCTTCAATTTCTTCTTCTGTAAGCTTGCTCAATACACCATCCCCAGCGCCGCTGCCATACACCGACCCCACAACCTTGGAACCAAGGGGTGTTCGCCTATAGGGGTTTGCAGGAGAAGCTTCAGACATAATTGGAATCTAATCCGACTTAAACGTGTCACCAGGCATGTAGCATGCTTTAAAAGCATATATGCGCAGGTCGTTAAAATAGTATCAGGAGTGATTTCAGCGCATTAGGCTAGCTTGCACAAAACGCGGGAAATCTTTGGTTAAAGGTATTTAACGCCAGTAACAGGTTAATTCTTCGGCTTTGTATTGTATGCCGGCTACACACACCCAACTCACACCATACAATCTCGAAGAGCTTGATAATATACGGTATTTATTGCGAAAAAGTATCGTAAGGGAATCTTTTCTGCAACAGCGTTTTTATCTTTGCGCTATGTCAGTGGTTCTGCCTGCCATCTTTGAGCAACCAGATAGCACCAGAACATACACATGTCGCATGCTTGCAGGAGCGACCTGCAGTTTTTGAGTACAGTTTTTTCAACTACGCCAAGCCCTAAGAATAAACATCAGGAGAATAGGGCGGCATACCGTGTGTCTCACTCGACCATCAACCTTTGGCGCAATTGTCATCATACTATTCGCCCGAGCATGTAACTCTTTTGGCATTTTAGCATTGAATAAAAAACTGAACCAAATTATCAAATTTTCTTTCTCGAACACCCTTCGTAACGAACGGTAGAGAAACCGGACGAAAAAATGCTATCGCATGGTTTTTCGATTGAATTCACCACACGTGCATAATTCGTGCTTCGAAAAGCCTACCTGTATTAACCCGGTTCGTTTTGGATTCCATCGATTGCCCTGTAATAGGTCCAAACAACGGTAAGCTCAAGTAATGACCAAATCTTCTTCGCAAGACGTTACCCCGAAAATAGACTTGCAGATGACCCAGAAAAAGATCTGTACCCTCGGCACATCAGCCGTAGGAAAAAGCAGTCTTGTTGCCAGATTTGTCAAGGGAATTTTCTCTGACAGTTACCTGACGACAATTGGCGTCAAGATTGACAAGAAGTCCGTGTCCCTGAAAGGGCAGAAAGTAGATCTGCTAATATGGGATCTCAACGGCGAGGATCGATTCCAGAAACTCTCCATGAATTACCTTCGCGGTACAGCAGGTTATCTGCTCGTCATCGATGGTACACGGCGCAACACCCTGGACGCTGCTCTGGCTTTGCATCACAAGGCCCAGGCAACCCTCGGGACTGTCCCTTCTGTTGTTTTAATCAACAAAGCGGACAGAAAAGAAGAGTGGGAGATTGAAGAGGCTGATATCAATGATTTACAAGCACGAGGCTGGACGGTAATGGAAACCAGTGCCAAATCCGGCTCCGGAGTGGAGAAGGCTTTCACTAACCTTACGCAAAAGCTCGTATAGCCAGAATCGATCAGTTCTATCCCAGCAAATCACTGCCATGAATCCTGTTTTGTTACCTCCCAACCTGCTTGCACAGCTGGACATGGCTGTCTTTCGCCGCGAAAGCGATGGAGCGTTCTCGTTGATTGGAGAGGCGCCCCAGTGGCTCAGACAGTTGTACCCTAAATTACCTACGGATGGCTCAACCTGGCATCCGGAGCATCACCTTGTTTATCTCGCCCACTTTTTGGAAGAAGCGGAAGAGGTATGGAAAGGCGGCACGGTTGTACACCACACGTCGGATATCTGGACAGAAGAAGACCCAACAGGCAAAGAGTGGCTCCTCGAAGCCATTGCACTACGCCTGGACGACCAGGATCTCCTTCTGCTTAAATTTCCTTCCAACGACTTTCAAACGTTGCGCAGCATCTACCAGGAAGCCCGCGACCAGAGTTTGAAGCAATACAATTTGATGAAGGAGATCGATAAGCGCGAAGTGCTGCTGCACTGTACCGTGCACGATCTTTCTGCACCGCTGGCCGGCATCCGCGCCAGCCTCTGGCTTTTGCACGAAGACAAAATGGTGCAGCCCGTAGGAGAAGAATTTGTCGAAATTGGCCTCGACCAGGTCGACAAAATGCAGGACCTGATCAAAGATACCCTGACAACCTTCTCTACGCGCTCCAAACCGCTCTTCCAACCGACAGCCAACCTGGAAGACGCACCTGATATTGCCGAGAGTGCCAAAGAGGTAACCGAAGCCCTTGGCGCAATGGCCTCGATGAAAGACGTCACCTTCAGGATATCAACAGAAGGCCCTGACGATACCAGTTGGAAAGTAGCCGGTGACCACGCCAGGCTTGAGCGTATTTTGTTCAACTTGCTCGAAAACGCCCTCCGACACACCCGAGACGGCACCTCTGTTGTGGTCCGGCTTCGAGATGAAGGCAATTCCATCCGCATCAGCATCAAAGACCAGGGCAAAGGTGTGCCGCTGGAGATGATGAACAAATTGTTCGAGAAGTTCACCCAGGGATCAGACGAGTCGGGCAAAGTGGGCCTGGGCCTCTATTTCTGTCGTATTACGGTGGAAAGCTGGGGTGGAGAAATTGGCTGCCTGCCAAATATCAAAGATGGCGCTTGCTTCTGGTTCACACTGCCGAAAGCCGGCCAAAACGGCGTCGCGCACGCCTGACCGACTACCCGGCACCCTTACCTAAATCACTCAGGACTTCTCGCCGTTGAGGGTTACCATCAGGCGCCTGGCGCCACCGTAGTCTCTGTGCTCACACAAGTAGATCCCTTGCCAGGTCCCTAACCGAAATTGTCCACGGGCAATCGGCAGCATGAGGCTACTGCCCAGCAAAGCAGCTTTGATGTGCGCCGGCATATCGTCTGGTCCTTCCATCGTGTGCTTGAAATACGGCTCGTTTTCAGGCACAAATTTATTGAAATAGGCCTCCATATCTTCCCGCACGTCAGGACTCGCATTTTCATTCAGCGTCAACGAAGCCGAGGTATGCATAATAAAAATCTGGGCCATCCCTACCGCATACGCCTGTAATTCAGGTAGCTGTTGCAGCACTTCACGGGTGATCAGGTGAAACCCGCGGCTTTTGGGTGAAAGTTGGATCTCTTTCTGAAACCAGGCCATATTCTATTCAGATCAGGGAATTTGCAGTAGCTTATGGCTCTGTAAACTTAGACGCCAATGCGGGTTGCGGAGGCAATACGCCAATGCCTGCTGTGTATTAACTGCCACATCAGGACCGTCCATCGGCTGCAGGAAAAAATGGTCAAAGTCGAGATCAGCATACGCCTCAGGCATGGCTTCAGGCTGCGGATAAACCAGCTTGAGCTCATTGCCTGTCGTCTGCACGGTCGTTGTACCTGCTTTGGGGCTCACGCATATCCAATCTATGCCTTCAGGCGCGGGCAAGGTGCCATTGGTCTCAACGGCGACTTCAAAGTTGGCGGACTTTAACGCATCAATCAACGCCACATCTAACTGCAGTAGGGGCTCGCCGCCTGAGCACACGACGTACCGCGACTGTCCTGCTTCAGCTTCGGGCCAAAGTGCATTTACTTGCGCAGCCAACGCGGTAGCATCTTTGTATTTCCCACCACACGCACCGTCCGTACCGAAGAAGTCGGTATCACAAAACTGACAAATAGCCTGGGCCCGATCAACTTCTCGCCCTGACCAAAGGTTACATCCTGAAAAACGCAAAAACACAGCCGGCCGGCCAGTATGCAGGCCTTCACCTTGCAGAGAATAGAATATTTCTTTTACAGCATATGCCATACACGTCTTCCAGAAGATGCAACATGCCTAACTTTCAGCCTCCAGGGATTCCAGTTGGCGCAAAAACGATTTTACCGAGACATTTTCAGGATCTTTCTCGAGTGCCATCTCCCATGCAAACCGCGCTTCTTCGTAGCGTTTGTTGTTGGCCAATACAGCTCCGAGATTAATCCACACCTCAATGGCTTCAGGTTGGAAGTTCAGAATACGCTGGTATTGCTGAATCCCTTCCTCGAGCCGGCCTGCTTCTACCAACATATTGGCCAGGTTGTTTTGCATCGCAAGGTTTGTAGGATCCATTGTGATGCCATTTTGATACGAATCAATGGCTTTCTCATATTGCCGGCTCCGCCAAAGCAGATTTGCAAGCGTCACCCAGGCCACCGGGTTATCCGGCTCAGCGTTGATGCCATTCTCCGCCTCATTAATTGCCTGTTGCAATTGCTGCGCACTATCAGCCTGGGCCAGATAAAACTCAGCTTTTTGCTGCTCCCCTACCCGCAATAACGCCTGACCGAGATTATACTGGGCGCCCTGATGCCACGGCTGAGCTTCAGCTACAGGCTCCAGATACTCAATCGCCTTGTCTGTATCCCCCATCCGATTGTACAGCGTGCCAATAATGTAGGCATAGTCATTGTTGTCGGGCCTGAGCTCAGCACCTTTC
This window of the Bacteroidota bacterium genome carries:
- a CDS encoding secondary thiamine-phosphate synthase enzyme YjbQ, whose translation is MAWFQKEIQLSPKSRGFHLITREVLQQLPELQAYAVGMAQIFIMHTSASLTLNENASPDVREDMEAYFNKFVPENEPYFKHTMEGPDDMPAHIKAALLGSSLMLPIARGQFRLGTWQGIYLCEHRDYGGARRLMVTLNGEKS
- a CDS encoding tetratricopeptide repeat protein, which gives rise to MSRSERSFQQGNHNLAMTYLDSATAIEPDLADIYFMRGRIFAQMNRWEQSQMAYQDVLKRDAGYKGAHHNMGVNFFRRGLFRQAVAAYKAEEEILPTTQLYLELGKAYSKLGEPDSALAAFEESIVLDTENPTAYMWLGQLMEETGELEKALEYSLKGAELRPDNNDYAYIIGTLYNRMGDTDKAIEYLEPVAEAQPWHQGAQYNLGQALLRVGEQQKAEFYLAQADSAQQLQQAINEAENGINAEPDNPVAWVTLANLLWRSRQYEKAIDSYQNGITMDPTNLAMQNNLANMLVEAGRLEEGIQQYQRILNFQPEAIEVWINLGAVLANNKRYEEARFAWEMALEKDPENVSVKSFLRQLESLEAES
- a CDS encoding HAMP domain-containing sensor histidine kinase, producing the protein MNPVLLPPNLLAQLDMAVFRRESDGAFSLIGEAPQWLRQLYPKLPTDGSTWHPEHHLVYLAHFLEEAEEVWKGGTVVHHTSDIWTEEDPTGKEWLLEAIALRLDDQDLLLLKFPSNDFQTLRSIYQEARDQSLKQYNLMKEIDKREVLLHCTVHDLSAPLAGIRASLWLLHEDKMVQPVGEEFVEIGLDQVDKMQDLIKDTLTTFSTRSKPLFQPTANLEDAPDIAESAKEVTEALGAMASMKDVTFRISTEGPDDTSWKVAGDHARLERILFNLLENALRHTRDGTSVVVRLRDEGNSIRISIKDQGKGVPLEMMNKLFEKFTQGSDESGKVGLGLYFCRITVESWGGEIGCLPNIKDGACFWFTLPKAGQNGVAHA
- the glgB gene encoding 1,4-alpha-glucan branching protein GlgB, giving the protein MPWISNAEAQAWQEGQFHQSYHKFGAHPDATGCWFAVWAPHADSIAIIGDFNDWSNTAHWMNREAAGIWTCYVEGAQTGQRYKYHIKRGTYTTDKTDPFAFQMEAPRPQGNDIDGLSSIITDLSGYQWQDDAWMKSRRGPSGIDTPISVYEVHLGSWITDDNGNPLNYRQIAQSLADYVSDMGFTHIEVLPLMEHPYYGSWGYQTIGYYAATHRYGSPEDLKFFVDYMHQRGIGIILDWVPAHFAVDPQGLVFFDGSTLFEYDDPQMRQHPDWGTYIFDYNKPGVRNFLTSNALFWLDEYHIDGLRFDAVASLLYRDYSRTEWSPNKYGGRENLEAIDFLKKVNEVVYNRFPEALMIAEESTAWPGVSKPTYDNGLGFLYKWNMGWMHDTLKYVEEDPVHRAFHHNNLTFPLFYAFTEQYMLPLSHDEVVHGKGSLWGKMPGDLWQKAANLRLLYGHMFGHPGKKLLFMGCEFGQPEEWNYKQSLNWSLLEYPLHKGLQDWVRALNTLYRTYPALGKDSGDAFYWIDHTDAQHSLVSYVRHLDDETLVFVLNFTPVPRDEHLQGMPKTGTWKLLLNSDDPAYGGSGYGKVKATVKVNDKTPHQGQPGSMKLTVPPLALMVFKHTPAKTKKKK
- the queE gene encoding 7-carboxy-7-deazaguanine synthase, giving the protein MAYAVKEIFYSLQGEGLHTGRPAVFLRFSGCNLWSGREVDRAQAICQFCDTDFFGTDGACGGKYKDATALAAQVNALWPEAEAGQSRYVVCSGGEPLLQLDVALIDALKSANFEVAVETNGTLPAPEGIDWICVSPKAGTTTVQTTGNELKLVYPQPEAMPEAYADLDFDHFFLQPMDGPDVAVNTQQALAYCLRNPHWRLSLQSHKLLQIP
- the glgX gene encoding glycogen debranching protein GlgX, giving the protein MLSISAEDTVTDDKSNQMPVMPGKPYPLGATWDGIGVNFALYSAQATRVELLLFARAEDAAPSEVHVLDQRTGPIWHIYLPHVKPGQCYGYRVDGPYVPEKGLRFNRNKVLLDPYARAIGRPMKWDDGLYGYDSEDPEADLTFSTVDTAAYAPLGAVIEEHFEWGNDKPPGIAWADTIIYETHVKGISQLHPDVPEGLRGSYLGLISAPVLDHFKSLGVTTIQLLPVHARVEEAHLVEKELVNYWGYNTLAYFAPEPAYAANTSAADDPIAAVREFKMMVRGLHAAGFEVIIDVVYNHTGEGNHMGPTLSFRGIDNLSYYKQNPSDPRYLMDYTGTGNTLDMGNSHVLQLVMDSLRYWVEEMHVDGFRFDLAAALARDLFEINMLSAFFQVIQQDPVLSQVKLIAEPWDVGPGGYQVGSFPWQWTEWNGRYRDVMRRFWRGDTGLIGDMATSLAGSSDLYEWSGRRPYASINFLTAHDGYTLQDFVSYEQKHNELNKEGNRDGHNANHSINMGVEGPSDDPAVNGHRKKLKQAMIASLLFSQGVPMVLGGDELSKTQHGNNNAYCQDNDINWYNWSLDDEAQEFLAYMKKVIHFRKAHPNFSRHHFLTGRVDESGLKDVMWWHPSGREMGEGDWQNDRLRTIGMMLQGDRILRKDATGQRIQDDTFLVIFNASHESVSFVVPSASKDREHGWTMALNAVAGDPEVGTGFQMGDRGAVPPRSVWVLRAE
- a CDS encoding OmpA family protein is translated as MSEASPANPYRRTPLGSKVVGSVYGSGAGDGVLSKLTEEEIEELRRILLAPEQYQLMQLHRRLDELEAPDAQLNSISKYLPEAVAINARKGDKLAKALSQTFSRTLDVSVQQDTETMVEGISPLVVPALRRGIRESFRSTRNAIKWALQYGVSLQGIKWQIEAMRSGRSFSEVVLSHTLRYRVEQVFLIHRISGLPLQHVVADSVKAQDGSLVSSMLTAIQDFVQDSFGTKAEEGLATLQVGELTVWIEQGPKAILAAVVRVTPEPELRRVLKETARSVHLQFNAALTFFDGDITPFEATKPILESELLSHYQIPTRPVSPLFWIILGGLAVWLVTIAVFFVKDNIDWKEYLNKLDSQPGIVILDSGRDGGKWFVQGLKDPLAISADSLLEATDLNPEDVVQRWTAYSDLSDEILELRAQQFLGPLPEAVDLKVENKVLIATGNGVPVLWKEKAREKAGFIVGIVSYNDDEVVEFDESAMLAYEVELENKFVYFNKASFDVDSTQNNNLYEIYLSTKGLLDNAKLGHKNIVISVWGYSTDGDTEKDNFDISIRRAEAIVSQLIQLGLDNGDGAVEALGFGSQELPEINLENYPSPVDSSIVPQFNSVTFNVVIEGRSWQ
- a CDS encoding Rab family GTPase, encoding MTKSSSQDVTPKIDLQMTQKKICTLGTSAVGKSSLVARFVKGIFSDSYLTTIGVKIDKKSVSLKGQKVDLLIWDLNGEDRFQKLSMNYLRGTAGYLLVIDGTRRNTLDAALALHHKAQATLGTVPSVVLINKADRKEEWEIEEADINDLQARGWTVMETSAKSGSGVEKAFTNLTQKLV